A genomic segment from Pollutimonas thiosulfatoxidans encodes:
- a CDS encoding flavin reductase family protein — MASIQTRFRQLMGRFVTGITVIAVQSDDEPISAMTANAVSAVSLNPLLLLCCIRNESRMLHAVLARGRFSVNVLSAGQGDISRHYGGQRLEETPAVWLRDESGTPILEGANASFVCRVDSHCLAGDHTVIFGAVEDMQAAEQPAPALVYAGGRYRDLALAAS, encoded by the coding sequence ATGGCTTCTATACAAACGCGGTTTCGGCAGTTGATGGGGCGTTTCGTGACGGGCATTACCGTCATTGCCGTTCAATCCGACGACGAACCCATTTCCGCCATGACGGCAAATGCGGTAAGCGCCGTCAGTCTGAATCCCTTGCTATTGCTTTGCTGCATTCGCAATGAAAGCCGGATGTTGCACGCCGTGCTGGCCCGGGGCCGTTTCTCGGTCAATGTGCTCAGCGCCGGGCAGGGCGACATCTCGAGGCATTACGGGGGACAGCGCCTGGAAGAAACGCCCGCCGTATGGCTGCGCGACGAATCGGGTACGCCGATATTGGAAGGGGCGAATGCTTCGTTTGTGTGCCGCGTCGATTCGCATTGTCTCGCTGGCGACCATACCGTGATCTTCGGCGCGGTCGAAGACATGCAGGCTGCCGAGCAGCCGGCTCCCGCCTTGGTCTATGCCGGGGGGCGCTATCGCGACCTGGCACTGGCGGCCTCTTGA